One Paenarthrobacter aurescens TC1 DNA window includes the following coding sequences:
- the pgl gene encoding 6-phosphogluconolactonase (identified by match to protein family HMM PF01182; match to protein family HMM TIGR01198), with translation MHAEPRVSIHPDSKVLMAAIAARLITKLVDVQDKHGEATVVLTGGTVGIGTLKAVADSAAAPAVDWSRVNFWWGDERFVAADSDDRNTRQAHQALLSHLAVDPARVHEPGSADQYATADEAAAAYAEELKAAAEAEHAADTSDDRPEQPGTLPRFDILLLGVGPDAHVASLFPEQAGIREKSRPVVGVENSPKPPSSRISLTLPAINTAQEIWMVVAGEDKAGAVGLALAGANPVQVPAAGPVGRARTLWLIDENAASRVPQQLVRKDPAGA, from the coding sequence GTGCACGCTGAGCCAAGAGTAAGCATCCACCCCGATTCAAAGGTGTTGATGGCCGCCATTGCGGCACGTCTCATCACCAAGCTTGTGGATGTCCAGGACAAGCATGGCGAGGCCACAGTAGTCCTGACCGGCGGAACCGTTGGCATTGGGACCCTGAAGGCCGTCGCAGACTCTGCCGCGGCGCCCGCTGTCGACTGGTCAAGGGTCAACTTCTGGTGGGGTGATGAGCGATTTGTTGCCGCTGACAGCGACGACAGGAACACCCGCCAAGCACACCAGGCTTTGCTTTCCCACTTGGCGGTAGATCCTGCCCGGGTTCACGAGCCCGGCTCCGCCGATCAGTACGCTACGGCGGACGAGGCAGCAGCTGCCTACGCTGAAGAGCTCAAGGCAGCTGCAGAGGCCGAGCACGCAGCAGACACGTCAGATGACAGGCCCGAGCAGCCCGGGACTCTGCCCCGGTTCGACATCCTGCTCCTGGGCGTGGGACCCGATGCGCATGTGGCATCGCTTTTCCCCGAGCAAGCCGGCATCCGCGAGAAGTCCCGTCCCGTGGTGGGCGTCGAGAACTCACCCAAGCCACCGTCGTCGCGCATTTCATTGACGCTTCCTGCAATCAACACCGCACAGGAAATCTGGATGGTTGTTGCCGGCGAGGACAAGGCAGGAGCTGTGGGCTTGGCCCTCGCAGGCGCCAACCCCGTCCAGGTCCCCGCAGCGGGTCCTGTGGGGCGGGCGAGGACCCTATGGCTTATCGACGAGAATGCGGCGTCACGCGTCCCCCAGCAGTTGGTCCGGAAGGACCCCGCGGGCGCGTAA
- a CDS encoding uncharacterised protein family (UPF0052) (identified by match to protein family HMM PF01933; match to protein family HMM TIGR01826) produces MGVLTGPLPLIPPKGVPGSQQKKSPSVVALGGGHGLAASLSALRLLTSELTAIVTVADDGGSSGRLRDEYGVLPPGDLRMALSALCDDTDWGRTWRDVMQHRFEAGSAKGGSLDNHAMGNLLIVTLWELLGDTVAGLKWAGALLGARGQVLPMSSVPLTIEGKARMELPDGGHELRTVRGQAKCAVAGKLEEVRLLPESAPACTEALTAIELADWVILGPGSWYTSVLPHLLLPELRRALGDTAAKRCLTMNLDVETKETSGMTAADHLDVLRRYAPEFTVDVVLADPAAVQDRKAFEKAAAMIGAEVVLGRVGASRRRPVHDPLLLAAAYHDIFGNS; encoded by the coding sequence GTGGGGGTTCTGACGGGCCCGCTGCCACTTATTCCGCCCAAGGGCGTCCCCGGCAGCCAGCAGAAGAAGAGCCCCTCCGTGGTGGCCTTGGGCGGCGGTCATGGCCTCGCGGCGTCTCTGTCTGCCTTGCGTCTGCTCACCTCGGAGCTGACGGCAATCGTCACAGTGGCGGACGACGGCGGCAGTTCCGGGCGTCTCCGCGATGAGTACGGCGTCCTCCCGCCCGGAGACCTGCGGATGGCCCTGAGCGCCCTGTGTGATGACACCGACTGGGGCCGGACCTGGCGCGATGTCATGCAGCACCGCTTTGAAGCGGGTTCGGCGAAGGGCGGCTCGCTGGACAACCACGCCATGGGCAACCTGCTCATCGTTACACTGTGGGAGCTTTTGGGGGACACCGTTGCCGGCCTGAAGTGGGCCGGAGCACTGCTGGGTGCCCGCGGACAAGTACTGCCGATGTCCAGCGTTCCCCTCACCATTGAGGGCAAGGCGCGCATGGAGTTGCCCGATGGTGGCCACGAACTGAGGACGGTTCGGGGGCAGGCGAAGTGTGCCGTGGCGGGAAAGCTGGAAGAAGTCAGGCTCCTGCCCGAATCCGCTCCTGCCTGCACCGAAGCACTCACCGCGATTGAGCTTGCTGATTGGGTCATCCTGGGCCCCGGCTCTTGGTATACCTCGGTTTTGCCGCATTTGCTGTTGCCCGAGCTTCGTCGGGCCTTGGGCGATACCGCTGCCAAACGCTGTCTCACCATGAACCTGGACGTTGAAACCAAAGAAACCTCGGGCATGACCGCAGCGGATCACTTGGATGTCCTGCGCCGCTATGCGCCTGAGTTCACGGTGGACGTCGTCCTGGCGGATCCCGCGGCCGTGCAGGATCGCAAGGCCTTTGAGAAGGCGGCCGCGATGATCGGCGCCGAAGTGGTGTTGGGTAGAGTAGGGGCGTCGAGGCGCCGCCCCGTCCATGATCCACTGCTGCTGGCAGCGGCGTACCACGATATTTTCGGGAACAGTTAG
- the pgk gene encoding phosphoglycerate kinase (identified by match to protein family HMM PF00162): protein MTSHTLNELIAEGVRGRYILVRSDLNVPLDGSAVTDDGRIKASLPVLKKLSDAGARVLVTAHLGRPKGAPEDKYSLKPAAARLAELADFKVQLANDTVGDSAKELAAGLQDGEVLVLENVRFDARETSKDDAERGAFADELVALTGTNGAYVDDAFGAVHRKHASVFDVATRLPSYLGDLVHTEVEVLRKLTTDTQRPYVVVLGGSKVSDKLAVIDNLLGKADTILVGGGMLFTFLAAAGHKVAGSLLEEDQIPVVQDYLKRASDAGTSFVIPTDVVVASRFAADAEHEVVKADAIEDSTFGASGIGLDIGPESAAAFAAQIEGAKTVFWNGPMGVFEFEAFSSGTRAIAQALTDTVAFTVVGGGDSAAAVRTLGFEDSQFGHISTGGGASLEYLEGKELPGLSVLDR from the coding sequence ATGACATCTCACACCCTCAACGAGCTCATCGCTGAAGGTGTCCGCGGGCGGTACATTTTGGTCAGAAGTGACCTGAATGTGCCGCTCGACGGCTCTGCAGTGACCGATGACGGCCGCATCAAGGCCTCCCTTCCGGTCCTCAAGAAGCTCTCGGACGCCGGTGCCCGTGTGCTCGTAACCGCACACCTCGGACGCCCCAAGGGCGCCCCAGAGGACAAGTACTCGCTCAAGCCCGCTGCGGCCCGCTTGGCGGAGCTCGCGGACTTCAAGGTCCAGTTGGCCAACGACACGGTGGGGGACTCCGCGAAGGAGCTCGCGGCCGGTCTCCAGGACGGCGAAGTACTCGTCTTGGAAAACGTTCGCTTCGATGCCCGCGAAACCAGTAAGGACGACGCCGAGCGCGGCGCCTTCGCTGATGAGCTGGTTGCCCTGACGGGGACCAACGGCGCGTATGTTGACGACGCCTTTGGCGCGGTCCACCGCAAGCACGCCAGCGTCTTCGATGTCGCAACCCGGTTGCCGTCATACCTGGGCGATCTTGTGCACACCGAAGTAGAGGTTCTCCGGAAGCTCACAACGGATACGCAACGTCCCTACGTTGTGGTTCTTGGTGGCTCCAAGGTTTCTGACAAGTTGGCAGTCATTGACAACCTGTTGGGCAAGGCTGACACCATCCTTGTTGGCGGCGGCATGCTGTTCACCTTCCTGGCAGCAGCCGGGCATAAGGTGGCGGGCAGCCTCCTCGAGGAAGACCAGATTCCGGTGGTCCAGGACTACCTCAAGCGCGCATCCGATGCCGGAACGTCGTTCGTGATCCCAACCGATGTTGTGGTCGCCAGCCGTTTCGCTGCGGATGCTGAACACGAGGTCGTTAAGGCAGACGCCATAGAGGACAGCACCTTTGGTGCTTCCGGCATCGGCCTGGACATCGGCCCGGAATCCGCAGCGGCATTCGCGGCCCAGATCGAGGGGGCCAAAACCGTGTTCTGGAACGGCCCCATGGGCGTCTTCGAATTCGAAGCCTTCTCCAGCGGCACGCGCGCCATTGCGCAGGCACTTACGGATACGGTTGCGTTCACCGTGGTTGGTGGTGGCGATTCCGCCGCAGCCGTCCGCACCCTCGGCTTCGAGGATTCGCAGTTCGGCCACATTTCCACCGGTGGCGGTGCCAGCTTGGAATACCTTGAAGGCAAGGAACTTCCCGGTCTGAGCGTCCTGGACCGCTAA
- the gap gene encoding glyceraldehyde-3-phosphate dehydrogenase, type I (identified by match to protein family HMM PF00044; match to protein family HMM PF02800; match to protein family HMM TIGR01534): protein MTTRIGINGFGRIGRNYFRAALAQGADLEIVAVNDLTSPETLAHLLKYDSVGGRLTQSVEVVDGNLVVDGKSITVLAERDPANLPWGELGVDIVIESTGFFTKAAAAQKHIDAGAKKVLISAPASDEDITIVMGVNQDLYDPATHNIISNASCTTNCLGPLAKVVNDAFGIERGLMTTVHAYTADQNLQDGPHGDLRRARAAAINMVPTSTGAAKAIGLVLPELRGKLDGYAIRVPVPTGSATDLTVTVSREVTVEEVNAAVKAAAESEQFAGILSYTDAPIVSSDIVGDPASSIFDSGLTKVIGNQVKVVSWYDNEWGYSNRLVDLTELVASKLG from the coding sequence GTGACCACCCGTATTGGTATCAACGGCTTCGGCCGCATCGGCCGTAACTACTTCCGCGCAGCACTGGCCCAGGGCGCAGACCTTGAGATCGTGGCAGTGAACGACCTCACCAGCCCCGAGACTCTCGCCCACCTCCTGAAGTACGACTCCGTCGGTGGCCGCCTCACGCAGTCCGTGGAGGTTGTTGATGGCAACCTGGTAGTCGATGGCAAGTCCATCACCGTTCTGGCCGAGCGCGATCCCGCCAACCTCCCTTGGGGCGAGCTGGGCGTAGACATCGTCATCGAGTCAACCGGTTTCTTCACCAAGGCAGCAGCCGCGCAGAAGCACATCGATGCCGGCGCCAAGAAGGTCCTCATTTCGGCACCCGCCAGCGACGAAGACATCACCATCGTTATGGGCGTCAACCAGGATCTCTACGATCCCGCAACGCACAACATCATCTCCAACGCATCCTGCACCACCAACTGCCTCGGCCCGCTGGCCAAGGTTGTCAATGACGCTTTCGGCATCGAGCGTGGCCTGATGACCACGGTCCACGCCTACACCGCAGACCAGAACCTGCAGGACGGCCCGCACGGCGATCTCCGCCGCGCCCGTGCTGCCGCCATCAACATGGTTCCCACCTCAACCGGTGCAGCCAAGGCTATCGGCCTGGTCCTGCCGGAACTGAGGGGCAAGCTGGACGGTTACGCCATTCGCGTTCCCGTCCCCACGGGTTCCGCCACGGACCTCACGGTCACCGTTTCCCGCGAAGTCACGGTTGAGGAAGTCAACGCTGCCGTCAAGGCTGCCGCTGAGTCCGAGCAGTTCGCCGGAATCCTCAGCTACACGGATGCCCCTATCGTGTCCTCGGACATCGTCGGAGACCCCGCGTCCTCCATCTTCGATTCCGGCCTCACCAAGGTCATCGGCAACCAGGTCAAGGTTGTTTCCTGGTATGACAACGAGTGGGGCTACTCCAACCGCCTCGTAGACCTCACGGAGCTTGTCGCATCCAAGCTGGGCTAG
- a CDS encoding putative P-loop ATPase protein family (UPF0042) (identified by match to protein family HMM PF03668) — MDEATAKSGTEQDGLTPVKPPEAELLVVTGMSGAGRSTASDALEDHGWYVVDNLPPQMLGTLAEIVSHAPKSIPKLAVVVDVRSKDLFTDIQTALGALSASGITFRVLFLDANDDVLVRRFEQGRRPHPLQGGGRILDGIGIEREVLRELREHADVVLDTSEFNVHGLATAITELFSDTGPVTLRLNVMSFGFKYGLPVDANFVADARFIPNPHWVPQLRPHTGLDEDVSDYVLGAEGVQEFVDRYVRALEPVLDGYRQENKHYATLAVGCTGGKHRSVAVAMELSKRLAQYPRVTVTTTHRDLGRE, encoded by the coding sequence ATGGATGAGGCTACGGCAAAGTCCGGCACGGAGCAGGACGGCCTGACGCCCGTCAAGCCACCTGAAGCGGAATTGTTGGTGGTAACCGGCATGTCGGGCGCCGGACGCAGCACCGCCTCCGATGCTTTGGAGGACCACGGCTGGTACGTCGTGGACAACCTTCCTCCGCAAATGCTGGGCACTTTGGCCGAAATTGTGTCACATGCCCCGAAGTCGATTCCCAAACTTGCAGTAGTGGTGGACGTTCGCAGCAAGGACCTCTTCACTGACATCCAGACGGCTTTGGGGGCGCTGAGCGCGAGCGGCATCACCTTCCGGGTACTCTTCCTGGACGCCAACGACGACGTCCTGGTCCGGCGCTTCGAGCAGGGGCGCCGCCCGCATCCGCTGCAGGGCGGGGGAAGGATCCTCGACGGCATCGGCATCGAGCGTGAGGTCCTTCGTGAACTGCGCGAACACGCCGACGTCGTTCTGGACACCTCCGAGTTCAACGTCCACGGCTTGGCTACGGCCATCACGGAACTGTTCAGCGATACCGGGCCGGTGACACTTCGCTTGAACGTCATGAGCTTTGGCTTCAAATACGGGCTGCCCGTGGACGCGAATTTCGTGGCCGACGCCCGCTTCATCCCCAACCCGCACTGGGTTCCCCAATTGCGGCCGCATACGGGCTTGGATGAGGATGTCAGCGATTACGTCCTGGGCGCGGAGGGTGTTCAGGAGTTCGTGGACCGCTATGTGCGGGCTTTGGAGCCTGTCCTGGACGGTTACCGCCAGGAGAACAAGCACTACGCCACGCTGGCAGTTGGATGCACAGGCGGCAAGCACCGTTCGGTGGCAGTCGCCATGGAACTTTCGAAGCGCCTGGCACAGTACCCGCGCGTCACCGTGACCACCACCCACCGCGACCTGGGACGCGAGTAG
- the tpiA gene encoding triosephosphate isomerase (identified by match to protein family HMM PF00121; match to protein family HMM TIGR00419) — MTTSANGNFIRKPFIAGNWKMNMDHVQGITLLQKLAWTLSDAKHDYNRAEVAVFPPFTDLRGVQTLVQGDELEIVYGGQDLSQFDSGAYTGDISGQFLSKLGCAYVLVGHSERRTIHNESDEVLNAKVKAAFRHGLTPVLCVGEGLEVRQAGTHVEHTLAQLRAGVEGLTAEQAAELVVAYEPVWAIGTGEVAGPEDAQEMCAAIRAELAELFDETVAGKTRLLYGGSVKANNAAAIMAESDVDGLLVGGASLDPAEFANIVRFESHLVTD, encoded by the coding sequence GTGACTACCTCTGCTAACGGCAACTTCATCCGCAAGCCCTTCATCGCCGGCAACTGGAAGATGAACATGGACCACGTCCAGGGCATCACCTTGCTGCAGAAGCTCGCGTGGACACTGTCAGACGCCAAGCACGACTACAACCGTGCGGAGGTTGCAGTATTCCCTCCGTTCACCGACCTCCGCGGTGTCCAGACACTCGTACAGGGTGATGAACTGGAAATTGTCTACGGTGGCCAGGATCTGTCCCAGTTCGACTCCGGCGCTTACACGGGTGATATCTCCGGTCAGTTCCTCAGCAAGTTGGGCTGCGCCTACGTATTGGTGGGCCACAGTGAGCGCCGCACTATCCACAACGAGTCTGACGAGGTTTTGAACGCCAAGGTCAAGGCCGCCTTCCGCCATGGACTTACTCCCGTACTGTGCGTCGGTGAGGGCCTTGAAGTCCGTCAGGCGGGCACACACGTTGAACACACCTTGGCCCAGCTGCGTGCCGGTGTGGAAGGCCTCACGGCTGAGCAAGCTGCTGAACTCGTTGTGGCTTACGAACCCGTCTGGGCCATCGGTACCGGCGAAGTTGCTGGCCCGGAAGACGCACAGGAAATGTGCGCTGCAATCCGTGCCGAGCTTGCCGAACTCTTCGATGAGACTGTCGCAGGGAAGACGCGCCTCCTTTATGGCGGCTCCGTCAAGGCCAATAATGCTGCCGCCATCATGGCCGAAAGCGACGTTGACGGATTGCTTGTGGGTGGCGCCAGCCTGGACCCCGCCGAGTTTGCTAACATTGTCAGGTTCGAGAGCCACCTCGTCACGGACTAG
- a CDS encoding putative opcA protein, translating to MIVDLPNTTTSKISKKIMSLREQGGVIALGRVLTLVVVTKSGQEEEAIEAANEASREHPCRIIVLADAGVEGPDRLDAQIRVGGDAGASEVIVLRGHGHMAHESESLVAALLLPDAPIVAWWPHGAPESACETSIGRIAHRRITDSANEPDPRLALENIRATYKAGDTDLAWTRLTNWRMQLAAVFDQVDGDPVSAVAVEGASDSPSTLLLAAWLSLALQAPVTIVADPAGTGIRRVRLTRASGDVQLFRPGLSVAELTQPGQPAQRITLPRRSLKDCLAEELRRLDPDEVFGEVITMGLPLTSQRRVQTSAR from the coding sequence ATGATCGTAGATCTTCCCAATACCACCACCTCCAAGATCTCCAAGAAGATCATGTCGCTGCGCGAACAAGGCGGCGTCATCGCCTTGGGTCGTGTCCTCACCCTGGTGGTCGTGACCAAGTCCGGGCAGGAAGAGGAAGCCATCGAGGCAGCCAATGAAGCCAGCCGGGAACACCCGTGCCGGATCATTGTCCTGGCAGACGCAGGCGTAGAAGGCCCGGACCGCCTCGACGCGCAGATCCGCGTGGGTGGCGACGCCGGAGCTTCGGAGGTCATCGTCCTGCGCGGCCACGGGCACATGGCGCACGAGAGCGAATCATTGGTCGCTGCGCTGCTGCTCCCGGACGCACCGATCGTGGCGTGGTGGCCGCACGGTGCACCGGAAAGCGCCTGCGAGACATCGATCGGCCGCATCGCCCACCGACGCATCACGGATTCCGCCAACGAACCCGATCCCCGGCTCGCCCTGGAAAACATCCGGGCCACGTACAAAGCCGGCGACACCGACCTCGCCTGGACCCGCCTGACCAATTGGCGCATGCAGCTCGCAGCCGTGTTCGACCAGGTTGATGGTGACCCGGTATCAGCCGTCGCCGTGGAAGGTGCCTCGGACTCCCCCAGCACGCTGCTCCTCGCCGCATGGCTGAGCTTGGCCCTGCAGGCTCCCGTCACGATCGTTGCCGATCCGGCAGGAACCGGCATCCGCCGTGTGCGCCTCACCCGCGCCAGTGGCGACGTGCAGCTCTTCCGTCCCGGCCTGTCCGTGGCCGAGCTGACACAGCCCGGACAGCCGGCGCAGCGTATCACGCTCCCCCGCAGAAGCCTCAAGGATTGCCTCGCCGAGGAACTCCGCAGGCTCGATCCGGACGAAGTCTTCGGAGAAGTGATTACGATGGGACTGCCACTAACCAGCCAGAGGAGAGTCCAGACCAGTGCACGCTGA
- the secG gene encoding preprotein translocase, SecG subunit (identified by match to protein family HMM PF03840; match to protein family HMM TIGR00810) has translation MDVLQVILQILLGITSLLLTLLILLHKGRGGGLSDMFGGGMSSGLSSSGVAERNLNRFTIILGITWGVVIIGLGLIMRFSSGGDS, from the coding sequence GTGGACGTTCTTCAAGTCATTCTGCAGATCCTGCTGGGCATCACCAGCCTTCTGCTGACGCTGCTCATCCTCTTGCACAAGGGACGTGGCGGCGGTTTGTCCGACATGTTCGGTGGCGGAATGAGCTCCGGATTGAGTTCATCCGGCGTAGCTGAGCGCAACCTGAACCGCTTCACCATCATTCTCGGAATCACGTGGGGTGTTGTGATCATCGGTTTGGGCCTGATCATGCGATTCAGCTCGGGTGGCGACTCCTAG
- a CDS encoding conserved hypothetical protein (identified by match to protein family HMM PF02650; match to protein family HMM TIGR00647): protein MALTASVKDELSRLDIKKSSVRKAEVSAMLRFAGGLHIISGRIVIEAEVDLASTARRLRAAIAEVYGHQSEIIVVSGGGLRRGSRYVVRVVRDGEALARQTGLLDGRGRPVRGLPSAVVNGSAADAEAVWRGAFLAHGSLTEPGRSSSLEVTCPGPESALALVGAARRLGIQAKAREVRGVDRVVIRDGDTIATLLTRMGAHDALMVWEERRMRKEVRATANRLANFDDANLRRSAQAAVAAGARVDRALEILGDDVPDHLKYAGELRVAHKQASLDELGRLADPPMTKDAIAGRIRRLLAMADKRALDLGIPGTEANVTPEMMDE from the coding sequence ATGGCACTTACTGCGTCGGTCAAGGACGAACTGTCCCGGCTGGACATCAAGAAATCTTCCGTCCGCAAAGCGGAGGTTTCGGCAATGCTGCGTTTCGCAGGCGGCTTGCACATTATTTCGGGGCGGATCGTCATCGAGGCTGAAGTTGACCTCGCCTCCACCGCCCGTCGTCTCCGGGCAGCGATCGCTGAAGTCTATGGGCATCAGAGCGAAATCATCGTTGTTTCCGGCGGAGGATTGCGCCGGGGGAGCCGCTACGTGGTCCGCGTAGTGCGCGACGGCGAGGCACTTGCCCGCCAAACGGGCTTGTTGGATGGCCGTGGACGTCCTGTTCGGGGCCTTCCTTCCGCAGTGGTCAACGGTTCAGCGGCCGATGCTGAGGCCGTGTGGCGGGGCGCTTTCCTTGCCCATGGCTCACTCACTGAACCAGGGCGATCGTCGTCACTCGAAGTGACGTGCCCGGGCCCTGAGTCCGCGTTGGCGCTAGTCGGTGCTGCCCGCCGGCTTGGGATTCAGGCCAAAGCACGTGAAGTTCGCGGCGTGGACCGTGTGGTCATCCGTGACGGCGACACCATTGCTACCCTCCTGACACGCATGGGCGCCCATGACGCCCTGATGGTCTGGGAAGAACGGCGCATGCGAAAGGAAGTCCGGGCAACGGCCAACAGGCTTGCCAACTTTGATGACGCCAATCTGCGTCGCTCGGCCCAGGCGGCAGTAGCAGCGGGCGCCAGGGTGGACCGTGCGTTGGAGATCCTTGGCGACGACGTTCCGGACCATCTCAAGTACGCCGGGGAGCTTCGCGTGGCCCACAAGCAGGCCAGCCTGGATGAACTCGGCCGCCTTGCCGATCCACCCATGACCAAGGACGCCATAGCTGGCCGTATTCGCCGGCTCCTGGCCATGGCAGACAAACGCGCCCTGGATTTGGGCATTCCGGGCACTGAGGCAAATGTGACTCCGGAAATGATGGACGAGTAG
- the sodA gene encoding superoxide dismutase (identified by match to protein family HMM PF00081; match to protein family HMM PF02777) has translation MEDFVTEYVLPELGYDYAALEPHISAKIMELHHSKHHAAYVAGANNALAQLAEAREKNDFANINRLSKDLAFHTGGHINHSVFWNNISPDGGDKPEGELAAVIDDAFGSFDAFRAQFSAAALGLQGSGWAFLAYEPIGGNLLIEQLYDQQGNVAVGTTPLLMLDMWEHAFYLDYVNVKADYVKAFWNIVNWADVAKRFEAARANATGLIVL, from the coding sequence TTGGAGGATTTCGTGACAGAGTACGTTCTGCCCGAGCTCGGCTACGACTACGCAGCACTCGAGCCGCACATTTCGGCAAAGATCATGGAGCTGCACCACAGCAAGCACCATGCGGCATACGTTGCAGGCGCCAACAACGCCCTCGCTCAGCTGGCCGAAGCGCGCGAAAAGAATGATTTCGCCAACATCAACCGCCTCTCCAAGGACCTCGCGTTCCACACCGGTGGGCACATCAACCACTCCGTGTTCTGGAACAACATCTCCCCGGACGGCGGCGACAAGCCCGAAGGCGAACTGGCTGCTGTCATTGACGACGCTTTCGGCTCCTTCGATGCTTTCCGTGCCCAGTTCAGCGCGGCTGCACTGGGCCTGCAGGGTTCCGGCTGGGCCTTCCTGGCATACGAGCCCATCGGTGGAAACCTGCTCATCGAGCAGCTCTACGATCAGCAGGGCAACGTGGCAGTGGGCACCACCCCGCTGCTGATGCTGGACATGTGGGAGCACGCCTTCTACCTGGACTACGTCAACGTCAAGGCTGACTACGTCAAGGCCTTCTGGAACATCGTCAACTGGGCCGACGTCGCCAAGCGCTTCGAAGCTGCCCGCGCCAACGCCACGGGCCTCATCGTCCTCTAG